The DNA segment CCGGTGATCCGCGCGCTGGACCTGCCGGAGCAGCTTTTCGGCCCGCTGGTGGAGCCGGGCACCGTGCTCGGCCCCGTCCGGGAGGAAGTGGCCGCCTTCATCGGAGCTACGGGCATTCCCGTAGTGGCCACCGCCTGCCATGACACGGCGGCCGCCGTCACGGGCATCCCGATGGGCCGGGAGGACCTGTGGCTTTCCTCCGGCACCTGGTCCATCATGGGCATCGAGTCGGACACCGCCATCACCAGCGGCAAGGCGCTCGGCTACGGCTTCTGCAATGACTTCGGCGTCGGCGGGGACATCCATTCCCTGAAGAACATCGCCGGGCTGTGGCTCATCCAGGAATGCAAGCGGCAGTGGGCGCTGGACGGTGAGAGCCTCGGCTACGCGGAAATGGCGGAGCTGGCGGAAAAAGCGGAGCCTTTCACCGCGTTCATCGATCCGGACGACATCGTCTTCGCCAGCCCAGGCCACATGCCGGACAAGATCCGCGAATGGTGCCGCAGGACCGGCCAGACCGTGCCGGAGAGCAAGGGCGCGGTGCTGCGCGTGGCCACGGATTCCCTCGCGCTGAAATACCGCGTCGTCTTCGAGCGGTTCCGGTGCCTCACCGGCCGGGAGTTCTCCTCCCTGCGGGCCGGTGGGGGCGGCATCCAGAATGAGGCGCTCAGCCAGGCCACCGCCAACGCCCTCGGCATCAGGGTTGTGGCAGGACCGGTCGAGGCGACCTCCTGCGGGAACATCATCACCCAGATGGTGGGCATGGGCATCCTGCCGGACTTCACCGCCGGTCGGGAACTCATCTCACGTTCGTTCGGCTTCAAGACCTTCGAGCCATCCGGCAAGGAGGAATGGGACGCGGCGTACGCCAGGTTTGGTGTGATGATGGGTAAGGCTCCGAAATGAACCTCTCGAAACAGTCACCGTGACGGCAGGAAGTGCGGGCATCTTTGCGCACAAGTTCTTTTTTGCCTGCGATGAAAGAGGATCCGGGCAGGAACCGGAGAACCTTTCATTGCATGGAGACCGTTTTTTGTGTTCGTTCACTGGAACCGATGAAAGAGCGCTCTCCCATCCTGGGGCGATCATGGATCGCCCGCATTTGCATCCTCTCGGCTTGCCTCGGGTGGGTTCCCGCCGCGGCGGAGGAAAACCATTTCTCGGCCAAGGTCGGCGAAGGTGACTATCAGCGTTTCATCAACCTTTGCGATCCATCGCGGATCGATCCCAAAAAGGTCGAGACCTCCCCGTTTCCCGCGTGGGGGGTTGCCGTCACCAGGGTGGATGAGGGCGCGCCGGCGGACCGGGCGGGATTGAAGGCCGGGTGGATTTTCAAGACATTCAACGGCAAACCCTATTGGCATCATGACATCCCCATCCGCCGGGAAGCCCCGGTGAAAGACATCGTCGCCATCTCCCCTGATGGTACCGTCACCAAGGAGTTTCACTTCGGTCCCGGCCGGATGGGCTACTCCAGCGGAAATGCCTACAGACCGGAGAACGATGTGCTTGGGAGAATCAAACGCGGCCCATGGGATCGCGAAATGCTCATTGCCGCCGTCGCCTGGGAACAGGGATCGCAGGACATCGCCGAGACGGCCCTCCACCATGCCACCGCCAAGGGCATGCCGGAAAATGTGCTCACCCTCTACTACTCGACGCTTCTGGAGATGGAACGCGGGGAAGCAACTGCCGCGAAGATGGGTTTGGAGCAAATGAAGGACGTGTTCAAAAAGGAGGGAGAAATTCCAAGATTCTTCATCTTCGGCCTGCACGCGCTCTGCCTGGCATACAATGATTTCAAGTATCTCGCCGAAGTGATGGACGCCCGTGGCGTTCTTGATGACTACATGAACCGGGACGTCGTCGATGGCTGGATCGCGAAACCACCCAACGGCAAGGGCGCGCTTCTCGCGGAAGCCCGCGCGAAAGCGGGTGACGACCTTTTCCCCG comes from the Luteolibacter sp. SL250 genome and includes:
- a CDS encoding rhamnulokinase family protein; protein product: MSEKVFIAVDLGAGSGRVIAARTDLSKLVLEDVHRFDNPGTELPSGSYWNIVGLYRDILEGLRRAVEKYGDRIVSIGIDTWGCDFGLIDADGELVGMPHQYRDARFEGMAEVMHGLMPEEEIFAHTGIKTNFYNTSLHLLAERRRNSPGLLHADRILFVPDLLAYWLTGVKACEKTVASTSQLIDPATGDWAWPVIRALDLPEQLFGPLVEPGTVLGPVREEVAAFIGATGIPVVATACHDTAAAVTGIPMGREDLWLSSGTWSIMGIESDTAITSGKALGYGFCNDFGVGGDIHSLKNIAGLWLIQECKRQWALDGESLGYAEMAELAEKAEPFTAFIDPDDIVFASPGHMPDKIREWCRRTGQTVPESKGAVLRVATDSLALKYRVVFERFRCLTGREFSSLRAGGGGIQNEALSQATANALGIRVVAGPVEATSCGNIITQMVGMGILPDFTAGRELISRSFGFKTFEPSGKEEWDAAYARFGVMMGKAPK